Sequence from the Symbiopectobacterium purcellii genome:
AACCAATTGGCACAGCAATCCGGCGTTCTGTTGTCTTATGATCCGGCACTGACGGTGGGTAAACAGAGCAGCGGATTGCAAGGGCGTTATGAGGTGGAACAAGGATTTGCACAACTGCTGGCCAACAGCGGTCTGCGCGCCGAACGCCACGCTGATGGCAGCGTCTCTATTGTGGCGCAACCGGTAGCACCGGCAACGGCTGCGGCGCCAGTGCGTAATGACCAAATCGTCGTCACTGCGCCTCCCAATACCGCGTTAAAGCTGGATGTACCGGTATCAGAAACGCCGCGTGCGATGTCCGTGGTGACACAGCAGCAGATGGAAGAGCGCGGTGCCAAGAAAGTCGATCAGGCCTTGCGCTACAGTCCCGGTGTGTTGGCATCCTATTACGGCCCGGATAATAAGACCGAATGGCTCTCCATTCGTGGCTTTAAAGATCAGTCGCGCTTCCAAAACGGACTTGCGGCCATTAACGAACGCGGTTTCTTTGTTCAGCAGTTTGACGCTTTTGGTGTGGACAGAATTGAAGTGTTAAAAGGGCCCGCATCGGTGCTGTATGGACAGAACCCGCCGGGTGGTCTGGTTAACGTGATCACCAAGCGCCCAACGCGGTTGCCGCAGGGGCAAATCTCGCTGGATTATGGCTCCAATGATTACCGCCAACTGGGGATTGATAGCGCAGGGCCGCTTAACGATGATGGCACGGTGCTCTATCGTGTTGTGGGTCTCGCGCGCGGTACCTCGGGCGAAATGGATCATGCCAAGAGCGATCGTCTCTATCTGGCACCCAGCATGACGTTCCTGATGGGGGAAGACACGGAACTGACCGTACTGGCAAGCTACATGGATACCGATTCCGATGTCACCAGCGGCTTTAAAATGCCTGCGGGTACACTGCACCACACACCGTTCGGCAAGGTGGGCTACAGAACTTCGTTGGGTGAACCCGGCCTCGATCGCAACAATACCCGTCAATTCACGCTGGGTTATGAGTTCACCCACCGTATCAATGATACCTGGACGTTCCATCAGAACACCAACTACAACTACCTGAATATGGATCTGCGTACTGCCTACGCCATGGGGGATGTTGTGGATGGCAGGGTGGATCGTGGTATGACCTACCGCGATGGTTTTGCGCAAAACTGGGCGACAGATAACCGTATGGTTGGGGAGTGGCAATGGGGCGATGTGGAGAACACGCTGCTGCTGGGGGTTGATTATCGCCGCGCCAATTCACAGAGCCGTGATGGTGATTTCTACGGTATTGGCACTATCAATATGTTTAACCCGGTGTATGGTAACGCGGTTCTGCCGCTCGACCAATTGTATGATTATCGCACTGGGCGTAACCAAATGGGTTACTACATTCAGAACCAGTTCCGCTATGACGATCGCTGGATTGCGCTGATTGGCGGCCGTTATGACAAAGCCAAATCGCGCGATCAGAATCTGACCAGTGGCACTGATAGCCGTAAGGATGACGACAAGTTCACCAAAACGGCTGGGCTGATGTACCTGTTTGATAACGGTATGTCTCCCTATATTAGCTACTCTGAATCCTTTATGCCGCTGGCAGGCGATGACGGTAAAGGAAATCCCTATAAACCGACCATGGGTAAGCAGACCGAAGTGGGGATGAAGTATACGCCTCACGGCTTTAACGGTTATGCGACCGTCGCACTGTATAACCTGGTTCAGGATAACGTATCGACCACCGATCGTGAGCATCCCGGCACGTCGACGCAAACCGGGCAGGTTCGCTCACGCGGTATCGAGTTGGAAATGAGCGGTGAGGTGGCGCGCGGCCTGACGGTGCTGGCCAACTATAACTATGGCAAAGTTGAGATTAGTAAGTCGGGTGAGGATGCAGAAATTGGTAAACGCTTCCCTGAGCAGCCCTTACAGCAGGCATCCGGTTGGGTAAATTATGCGTTTCAGGGGACACTCAGCGGCCTCTCCGTAGGTACCGGGGTGCGTTATGTTGGCAGTTCATATGGCGACAAAACGGAAAATCCTAATCTGAAAGTCCCGGCATATACCCTGTGGGATGCCATGATCGCCTATGACTTCACCAAAGATTGGCGCTTGCAGGTTAATGCTACCAACCTCAGCAACCGCGAATATGTCAGCGTGTGTGACTATTGGTGTTACTACGGTGAAGGGCGTGTGTTCAATGCCAACCTGAGCTACCGCTGGTAATCACGGGATCGATGACATTGATTGATAATAAACCCTGCTCATAAGCGGGGTTTTTTCATTTATCGTGCATTTGCCGATAGTGGTTGACTTTGCATTTAATGATAATGAAAATCATTTCATTATCATTAAATGAGACACAACGTGAACGGTCACGCGGCTACCTATGCTGACCCCGTCGAATCCCTGGCGGTACAGCGAATTTATCACGAGCATCATGTCTGGTTACAGGCGTGGCTGCGTCGGCGTTTGGGATGCTCGCAGCAGGCGGCCGATCTGGCGCAAGATACTTTTGTGCGTCTTGTCAGTACGCATCAGGCTACGCAATTGCGTGAACCTCGCGCTTGGTTGACCACCGTCGCCCACGGTTTGGTGGTGAATTTCTGGCGGCGGCGCGACATTGAAAATGCCTATTTGCAGGTGCTGGCGGAACAGCAGTTTGAGGCGGAGCCCTCTTTGGAGCAGCAGGCCATCATTATTGATACGCTGTTGGAGATAGATCGCATGCTCAGTACGTTGCCTGCCAAGGCCAGGCAGGCATTTCTTTGGGTGCACATTGATGGACTGACATACCAGCAGGTGGCCGATCGCCTTGGTGTCTCCGATCGTATGGTGAAAAAATACATGGCACAGGCAATGTTCGCTTGCCTGACCTGTCAGGAACGCTAGCTTTTACCATGCGATCTGACGATATTCCTCAGGATGTTTTCTATGATGCCGCTGAATGGTATGCCATTCTTTACGCGGATGATTGCACTGCAAATGAGCGCCATGCCTGGCAGCAATGGCTGAATAGCCATCCACTGCACCAGCAGGCGTGGCAGCGTGTTGAGCAGATTCACACCCGTTTTCATACTGTCGATAGCGCCGTGGCGTCCAGCGTATTGAGTCGTCAGGGAACCGAACGACGCCACCTGTTAAAACTGTTGGCGTTGATGACGCTGCTGGGCGGTGGTGCTTATAGCGTCCCTTGGGAAACTTATGCCGCGGACTATCGCACCGCCAAGGGAGAAAACCGGCGCTGGGTGCTGGCAGAAGGGCTGACGCTAAACCTGAATACCGATTCAGCGCTGACACGTTACGACCAGGACGGGAAGATTGTCGCGTTGCGCCTGCTGAAAGGGGAGTGCTTGCTGGAAAGCGCAGTGGCCTATCCGTTGACGTTTTCTACGCCACAGGGGATTCTGACGTTGAATTCACCCTGTCGGTTTGATGTGCGCAGTGAGACCGGTGAAAGCACGCTGGCGGTGTTTCAGGGGGACGTGTTGCTGCGCCCAACGAAGCAATCGCAGGCGTCTGTGCGCGTTAGCGCCGGGCAACAAGTGACCTTTACAGATGCGGTGAGTCAGCCTCCGCAGCCAGTGGAAGGCTTTCGCCAAAGCTGGCTGGATGGTGTAGTGCTGGCGGACAATATGCGGCTGGATACCTTGATGCGTGAATATGCGCGCTACCGCAATGGCTACTTTTCCCTCGATGACAAGGCGGCAGCGTTGCGTATTTCCGGCGTTTTTCCCTTGCAGGATGATGCGCGTTTTTTCAGTGCCCTGACTCGCACCCTCCCCATTATTGCAGAACGACGTTTTTCCTGGTGGATAACCCTGCGCGCTCGCTAATCCCTTCTGGTTTTTCATGCTAAAAACGCTAAGAATAGAACGGAGAAAAAGCAGATTCATTACCGGGCTTGTTTCGTGTGGCTTTTCTCATGCGCCTTTTCTTGTGCGCAGAGAATAGTGCGATAAACCGAGTGCTATTCTTGGTGTCGTAAGTACGTGCACAGGTCCGATCATTACGCATACAGGATGTCGTCATGCAGTTATTGAATTTAAAACAGGCCAGATGGCTGAGCCTGGGTTTCATGTTTGGGGGATTGCTGCTGCTGTTGTCACTACGGCTGTTAACGTGTTTCGTTGCCGGATTTTTGGTGTATGAAATCTTCAATTTGCTGACGCCCCATTTCCAAAAAATTATCAGTGGGAAACGCGCGCGCTGGGCGGTGGTGGCAATCATAAGTACGCTGGTGGTGAGCCTGCTCAGTCTGTTGTTTGGCAGCCTGACTGGGATTGTCATGCAGGAAATGCGTGACACCTCGGCCTTCAATGCGCGTATTGGCTTGATTCTCAATGACGTCCAACGGCACATCATGGTCTATTTACCGGGTTACTTGCCGGTGAGTGTCGAAGAGCTGCAACACGAATTTATGCGCTGGGTGCAGGAACATATCGTGATGTTGCAAACCATGGGCAAAGATTTTCTGCACGGTTTTGTCACCATGTTGATTGGTATGGTGCTGGGGGCGATCGTGTCGCTGTACAACGTGCAAGAGGATATGGAAAAACCGTTGCTCAAATCGGAACTGATGCGGCGCGTTTCGCTATTGTCGATGTCCTTTCGCAATATCGTGTTCGCCCAGGTGAAAATCTCCTCGGTTAACACCATCCTCTCTGCGGTGTTTATTCTCGGTGTACTGCCCTGCTTTGGCGTGCACCTGCCGTTTGCCAAAACGCTGGTGGTGCTGACCTTCATCTTTGGTCTGATACCGGTCATTGGCAACCTGATATCCAATTCCATCGTGTTTATTTCTGGTTTGTCGATCTCCCTGCCGGTGGCACTGGCGGCGCTGGTCTATCTGATGTTGATTCACAAACTGGAATACTTCCTCAATGCGCAGATTGTCGGCACCCGAATCAAGGCGCACGCGTGGGAAATTTTACTGGCGATGTTGGTGTTTGAAGCGGCGTTTGGTATTCCGGGCGTGATTGCTGCGCCGATTTATTATGCTTATCTGAAAAGTGAATTGAAGGAAGCGGCGCTGATTTAAGGTGGGGAAATACGTCAGCCCGCGCAGGCGGGCTGACAGTAAGGTAAGGATTAGCGTTCGGAAGTGGCAACCTGAGGTTCAGTGGTCTGCGGCTGCACGCCCAGTGGGTTATTACCCCAGCACTGCTCGTACTTCCAGCCGGTCAACTCTTCTGCGACCGCTCTGGCGTGTGCCGGCACATCGCCGATAGCGCCACCGGCTTTGATACGCTCAATCTCTTCCAGCAGGATGGCGTGATTTTCACGATCGAGTTTCATTTGCGTGGTGTAGTAGATGGCGACCAGAGCCAGCCCGATAACCCCCAGTGAGAACACGCCAACAATTGCCAGCACGGCGCTTTCAGGCTGTGCGGCATGGCCTGAAATAAACCCGAACTGCGTCAGCGTCCATCCCATGGCGAACACGATAACCGAGCGCACCATTTTGCCTGCAAACGTCATGGCACCCGCGTAAATCCCTTCACGGCGGCGGCCCGTCAGCACTTCATCCACATCGGCCAGGAAGGTGTAGACCGTCCACGGAATGTAGTAGATGCCGCCGGTACTCAGACCAAAAATGGCGGTGATCCCAAACAGCACGGCGATAGTGGCTCCGTCTGACCAGTTGGCAAAGTACAGCGCTGCATAAGCGATAACGCTCACGATAACCACCATCAGTGCCAAACGGAACGGACGCGCAAAGCCCATTTTCACGCAGATGCCGATGAATGCGGCGGTAGAGATAAGCTGCATGATGGAGCTAAAGCTGTTCAACTGCGAGACCAATGCGGTGTTTTGCTTTAACCCGAAGACGATGAAATAGGTGAAAGCCGATGCGAATAACCATTCAGCGCCAAAACCGAACAGGTACATTCCCAGGTGTTTGCGGAAAATACGCAAACGGAAGGTGGAAAGCATGTCCACGCTCAGTTTTTTCAGCGTTTGCCACAGATTGGCCGTTTTTTCATGCACCAGTTCATTCAGTGGGCGTTCCCAAGAGGTGGTGTACAGGGCAATCATTGCCGCACACATGATGAACCCGTAGGTCAGGCCGGTGTAAAAGAACGGCGTGGCGGAGTCTTTACCGTAGATGGCGATAAACTGGCCGGGGATAAAGGCGGCCAGGAAGTTAGCCAACTTACCGAAAATGGCTTTAGAGCCGGTCAGCTTGGAGCGGATCTTGAAGTCGTGCGTCATTTCGGTCGCCAACGTTTCGTATGGCACCATAATGGAGGTGTAAATCAGCTCAAACAGCACGTAGGTCGCCATGTAGTACCAGAAGCCAAAGCCACTGACCCACAGCAACGGGTAGACCAACACCAGCGGTACACCCAGCAGAATAAAGAAGCGTCGACGCCCAAACAGGCGGCCTAGCCGGGTATTGTGAAAGTTATCACTGACATACCCCATCACCGGATTACTGATGGCATCGATGATACTGGCAACGGAGAAAATGGACGCCGCTTCAACCAGCGTAAGTCCACAAAAGGTGGTATAGAAATACATCAGCCATGCGCCGCTGATCGCCAACGCGCCGCTGCCGAGCAGGTTTGCGCTGCCGTAGCAGAACGTGTGCTTAAAGGTGATAGGTTTACTCATGATCAATTTTCCTACATGTTTAAAACAATATTTCATTTGGTGTGAACCGATATTCCTATCATTTGCTCTGTTCCTGTGAAAGTAAACTGACGATCACGCTTTTAGGGCGATTTAATGGCAATTTGTCAACTTGATCATGAAATTACATTTTCTAATTTGACCGATTGTTTTTTATATAAATCCTTATTTATAATCACGCAATGCGATAATTTATTATCGCAACACAATAAAATTTACTTTTATCTCCTCCTGAATGAAGAACCTATGGCGCTATTAACTGCTAAAAAAAAGGTGATCTTCATCATAAAAACAGATGAATGCGAATAAGTGACATTTCATGCGCGAAAGCCGCCTTCAGCCTGTGCGGTCATGAGAAGGGAGTAGGTTGGGCGCGGCAGGAGGAGGCAGTGGGAAAAATGCATTTGTCGCAAATGCTACCGGTGTCGCAGTTGCTACCAGGATCGCAATCGTTTTTACTTACAAACTGATACCATCAGAGGGCAGAATTCGTTGCTGTCTGGGAGCAGCGGAAATAACACAGCCAATTAATTCAATTAAAAACCTTTATGCCAATAATAATAAATCTGGATGTGGTGCTGGCACAAAAAAAGATGCGATCGCGCGAGCTGGCCCAACGTATCGGCATTACCGAACAAAATTTGTCGCTATTAAAATCAGGTAAGGTGAAAAGCATTCGCTTTGCTACGTTGGAAAAAATCTGTGAGGTACTGGAGTGCCAGCCCGGCGACATTCTTGCCTGTCGCCGGGAAGGGTAGCGATGCGGTGTGGCGATTGCCTGTGGTAATCGCGTGTGGAATTAGTCGGGCAGGCTTTGGGCCAGCGCGGTGACAGCGGCCAAGGCACCTTGGTCGCGCAGGCGCAAGTAGGCGTCGGTCAACGCGTGCACCAACGACGGGTCGGTGCGCAGGTCATCACCAAATACCGCCGTCAGCGCCAGCAAGCCTTGTACGCGAGCCTCATCGTCCGGGGTGGATGCCACTATGCTCTGTAAGGTGCTCTTCAGCGGATCGCGAATATCGACAGCCTCGCCACGATCGTCGCTCCCGCCAATATAGCGCATCCAGCCGGCCACGCCGAGGATCAGCGCTTCGCAACGACTGCCATTGCGTCGGTGCCAGCGCAATCCGTCGAGCAGGCGCTGCGGTAACTTTTGCGAACCGTCCATGGCTATCTGCCAGGTGCGGTGGTGTAGTGCGGGGTTGGCAAAGCGCGTGAGCAGGCGTTCGGCATAGTCTGTCAGGTCAACGCCGGTGATGGTTAACGTCGGCGCTTGCTCTGCCAGCATGAGGTGGCGCACGGCACGGCGAAAGTGCGCGTCGGACATGCAGTCACTGACATGGGCGTAACCCGCAAGGTAGCCGAGATAGGCCAGAAACGAGTGGCTGCCGTTCAGCATCCTGAGCTTCATGGTTTCATAAGGTGCAACATCCTCGACCAGTTGTACCCCGGCAGCCTCCCAATGCGGCCTGCCCTGCGTAAAATGATCCTCCACCACCCACTGAATATAGGGCTCGCAGGCGATAGCGCAGGGATCGTCAACGCCGACAACCTCCGCCACGTCGTGCAGCGTTTGCGCCGTCGCGGCAGGTACGATGCGATCCACCATGGTGGAAGGGAAAGCCACTTCACGTTCAATCCATGCTGCCAGCGCGGGTGCAATCAGGCGGGCAAAATCAAGTACCGCGCGTTGGGCCGCTTTGCCGTTTTCTGGCATGTTATCGCAGGAGAGCACGCTAAAAGGGGGAATGCCCTGCGCGTGGCGGCGACGTAACGCTTCGGTAATGATGCCCGGCACCGACAGCGGCTCGCGCGGATAACGCAAATCATGCTGAATATGGGCATTATTGGTGTCCAGATTGCCGTGAGCACCCGCCAGACAATAACCTTTTTCCGTAATGGTCAGGGAGACAATCTCCGTTTGAGCATCGGCAAGCTGCGCCAAAATGGCCTCTTTGCCTTCAACGGCGGCGTGCAGCGAGGCGCACACCGCGCCCACTACGATGGCCTGATTGCCACTTTCCCCTTTTTCCAGCACGGTAAACAGATGCTGCTGTTCACGCAACGCTGAAATCAGGCTGTCATCACTGAACAACACCACTTCGCACAGTCCCCAATCGCCGCCTTCCTGATTAAGAACGCGGTGCGTCAGCAATGCCTGATGCGCACGGTGAAAAGCACCAAACCCGATATGCACCATACGCGGGCGTAGGGCACGGCGATCATAGCGCGGTACATCGACATTACCCGGCAGGGTTACAGTGGCGATATTTTGCTTTTTATCAGTCATTTATTTGTTTTTTTGCAGGTGATCATGAGCTAAAGGTAGCTGCGATTTTGCACTGGCGCAACTGGCGCTCCCAGGAGGAGAAAACTTATGCTCCTTTCTCCTAACTTATCGCGTTTTCTTCTAGCTGTGGCTCAGTCGCGGCGATTTTTGTCTTCTATTTTAGGAAGATACCCACCATCCACACGCATAGAAAGGTCTGCGCGATGAAACTGGAATCCCTCGTGTTACACCATGGCTACACCTCGGAAGCAACCACCAAATCTGCTGCCGTGCCGATTTACCAGACAACCTCTTACACGTTCGATGATACGCAGCATGGTGCTGACCTGTTCGACCTCAAGGTGGCGGGCAATATCTACAGTCGCATCATGAACCCCACTAACGCGGTGCTGGAAGCACGCTTGGCAGCGATTGAAGGCGGGATCGGCGCATTGGCACTCGCTTCGGGCATGGCGGCGATTACCTATGCGCTGCAAGCGCTGACGCAGGTCGGTGACAATATTGTTAGCACCAGTCAATTGTACGGTGGCACCTATAACCTGTTTGCACATACGTTGCCGCGTCAGGGGATTGAAGTGCGTATGTTTTCTGCCGAAGATTTCGCCGCGCTTGACGCGTTGATTGACGAGCGCACCAAGGCGGTATTCTGTGAGTCCATCGGCAATCCGGCGGGCAACGTGGTGGATATTGCTCAGATTGCCGCTATCGCCCATCGCCACGGCGTGCCGGTGATCGTCGATAACACGGTGGCAACGCCGGTGCTGTGCCGCCCGTTCGAACACGGGGCTGATATCGTGGTACATTCCCTGACCAAATATATCGGTGGGCACGGCTCCACGATTGGTGGCGCCATTATCGATAGCGGCAAATTTGACTGGGTTGCCAACAAGGCGCGCTTCCCACTGCTCAGCGAGCCAGATCCCTCTTACCACGGCGTGGTGTACACCGAGGCCTTCGGCCCGGCGGCGTATATTGGCCGCTGCCGCGTCGTCCCGTTGCGCAATACTGGCGCGGCTTTGTCGCCTCACAGCGCCTTTTTGTTATTGCAAGGCCTGGAAACGCTCAGTCTGCGCATTGAGCGGCATTGCAGCAATGCCGAGGCGCTGGCGGGTTATCTCTCGTCTCATCCGCTGGTCACCTGGGTGAACTACGCGGCCTTACCGGACAGCCCGTATAAACCGACATGCGACAAAATTTCTGGCGGCAAAGCCTCTGGGATTATCAGTTTTGGCATCACGGGCGGCAAAGCGGCTGGTGGCCATTTTATCGATGCGTTGCAGATGATCCTGCGATTGGTAAACATTGGCGATGCCAAATCACTGGCGTGCCATCCAGCCACGACCACGCACCGTCAGCTTAATCGCAAGAGCTGGCACGCGCCGGTGTGAGTGAAGATTTGGTGCGCATCTCCGTCGGGATTGAGCACATTGACGATATTATTGCGGATGTGTCGCAGGCGCTTGAGGCTTCACAGCGCGGAGCGTAACAGGGCGTTGCAGACAGCGTAGGGCGAGAAGGGATGCTTGATAAATTCCCCGGCGGATGCCGGGGAATGCAGGAATGCAACAGTGCCAATCAGGAGTGGTTGGCATCCGTTTGCGGTGCCGCCGTCTCAACTGGCTGCTGTACGTCATCCGGTACGGCAACTGGTGCATCTTGCGGCGCCAGCGTTTCCAACGGTTGTGCCGGTTCCAGCGCGCCGTTGATCTTGGTCGGCATGCCAGAACGCGTTCTGATGGCGCTATCGACATCGCTGGTGTTCACGCTCACGTCAGCAATCACTTTGCTGACTTTGGCAGTGATGCTGATCGGGGCCGGAGCGTCGGAGTGGAACTCTTCTACGGTACGAGACAGCGGATCGTGTACTTCAACATAGCGTGAACCATCTGGCTCCACGGTGGCTTTCACCGGCTCATTGATAAACTGAACGCGGGTGCCAACCGGCACATTGTTGAACAGGAATTTGATGTCGTCAGCGCGCAGACGCACGCAACCGTGGCTTACACGCAGACCGATACCGAAGTTGGCGTTGGTGCCGTGAATTGCATACAGATTGCCGATGTAGAGCGCATACAACCCCATCGGGTTATCCGGGCCTGCCGGATAGACTTTTGGCAGATACTCACCGCGTGCTGCATATTCCGCATGCATTTTGGCGGTTGGCGTCCAGGTTGGACCCGCTTTTTTACGCTGTACGCTGGTGGTCCAGTTAACCGGCGTATCTTTACCCAGTTCACCGATGCCGATAGGCAATACGATGACGGTTTTGCTGCCTTTCGGATAGTAGTACAGGCGCATTTCGGCGCTATTGATAACGATGCCTTCGCGCGGCGCGTCTGGCAGGATCAACTGCTGCGGAATAATCATCTTGCTGCCCGGCTGCGGCAGGTAGACATCCGCATTGGGGTTCGCTTCCATCAGGTTGCTCAGGCCCATTTGGTACTGGGCAGCAAAGGCTTCCAACGGCAGCGTGCTGTCCGCCGGTACGGTAATTTCCAGGTTTTCCCCGATCAGACGGCTGTTGGCCGACGGCAGCGGATAAACAACGGCGAATGCTGATTGGCTGAAAGCAGCAGCGGCCAGAAGGGTGGTTAAGATCGCGCGAATACTCATCTTCATATCTTTATTGAGTGTGTGATGCCCGAAGGGCTCTGATGTCATTTGTTGTTAGCGGTTGAACCGCCCGGATGCGCATTATATGGTCAGAACGGCCTCGGAGGGAAATAGCATGTGCAATGAATCACATTTTTTGCCTCCGGCATGAAAAAAAGAGGGGGCTCGCGGTCATTTTGGCCGTGATTATGTCATCCCTGTGCAGGCAAAACGCGTTTCTTCTGTCAGGGGGCCCCGGCTTGCGCCGAGGATGACAGGCATTAGATAAAACGACTCAGGAAGGCTTGGGTACGCGGGTGCTGCGGGGTGACCAACACATCGTCCGGGCGGCCTTGCTCAACCACCGCGCCTTCATCCATAAAGATAACTCGGTCAGCGGCTTCGCGAGCAAAACTGATCTCATGGGTGACGACGATCATGGTCAAGCCTTGCTCGGCCAGAGAACGCATGGTGGCCAGCACTTCACCGACCAGTTCGGGATCGAGTGCTGAAGTGGGTTCGTCAAACAGCATCACCGTCGGGCGAATAGCCAGCGCACGCGCAATGGCGACGCGCTGCTGCTGCCCACCAGACAGGTGACGCGGGTAGGCATCCGCTTTGTGCTCCAGCCCAACGCGCTTTAACAGCGCCATGGCATACGCCTGTGCTTCCTGGCGGTCCTGCTTATGCACACCGACCGGTGCTTCAATGATGTTTTGCAACACAGTCATATGGGGATAGAGGTTGAACTGTTGGAACACCATGCCGATGTGACTACGTTGGCGGGCAATGTCGCGTGCCGACAAGGGATAGAGTTTCTCACCGCGCAACTGATAGCCAATTTGCTCATCGCCCATCATGATAAACCCCTCATCCATCGTTTCCAGATGGTTGATGCAGCGCAGCAAGGTGGATTTTCCCGAACCCGATGGCCCTAAAATCACGACGGTTTCGCCGCTGTTTACATCCAGATCGATACCGCGCAGCACATGATTGTCGCCAAAATATTTGTGGACGTTGCGTGCGTGCACCAGCGGTGTTTGCTCATGGGGTATTGTCGTGTCGCAATGCGGCTTGCTCATTAAGGCTCCTCTTGGCCAGGCACGCGGGGTTTTACCGGGGGCAATCGACGGGTTTCCGATGCCGGGAGTCGCTCACCCCGGGAGTAATAGCGTTCGATGGCCGATTGCCCAATATTCAGCAGCGAGGTAATAAACAGATACCACATCACCGCCACCATCAACATCGGGATAACGGCAAAGGTACTGTTATAAATGGCTTGTACCGAATACAGCAGATCGCCCATGGCAATGACGCTGACCAGTGACGTCGCTTTGATCATGCTAATTAACTGGTTACCGGTAGGGGGAACGATGGCAAGCATCGCCTGCGGAATAATGATGCGGCGCAACGCACGGCTGCGGCTCATGCCGAATGCCTGCGCGGTTTCCTCCTGACCGTGATCGACTGAAAGCAGGCCGCCACGAATGATTTCCGCCATATAGGCCGCTTCATTCAGTGCCAGACCGGCAATGGCGGCCGTAAGCGGTGTGATCAGATCGTTGGTCTTCCAGCTCACCCACTCCGGGCCAAAAGGAATGCCCAGTGAGACGCGGGGAAAGAGCGTAGCGAGGTTATACCAAAAAATCAGTTGCACCAGCAGCGGCGTGCCGCGAAAAAACCAGATATAAAGCCCGGAAAGTCCGCTCAGCAGCCGATTGTTGGACATGCGCCCGATAGCCAGCAATAACCCCACTATAATGCCGATGATCATGGCCACCACGGTCAGACCCAGCGTCATCGCTAACCCGTTGAGCACGGTTTTTTCGTTAAACCACTGATAGACCACATGCCATTCAAAGTGTTTATTGGTCCCAATGGACCAAAGCACATAAAAGGCGACAATCAGCGTGAAGCCCCAGGAAAGCCGCTGGCTAACGCGGCTGGGGGGCAGGGCTCTGGCAACATCTCTCAATTTGTCCACGGCAAAAAAATGCCTCTCAACGTGATTGACGATGTAATGCGTGGTTTCTGCGAAGAAACGTCGATTACTTGGCTAAATTGATGCCCGGTGCAGGCAGCATGTTGTCTGACAAATTCCATTTCTTCATGATGGTGGCATAGGTGCCGTTATCAAACAGCTCCTGATACGCCGCCAGAATAACCGGCGTTAGCGGTGAGTCCTTCTCAAAGACCGACCCCTGATACAGATCGTCAAATCCGTTGTGTTGCCCGGTACCGGCCAGTTCAAGTTGCCCATTGGTTTGTTGCACAAAGTAGGTCAGCGGTGCCTGAGAGGAGAAGAAGGCATCCGCGCGATCGGAACGCACAGACAGGATTGAGGTCGGTTGGTCCGTGTAGGATTGTACCGTCACGGCCGGTTTTCCGGCAGCGGTACAGGCTTGCGATTGTTTGACCATCACCTGCTCGGCAGAGCCGCCAGCCAATACGGCGA
This genomic interval carries:
- a CDS encoding amino acid ABC transporter permease, whose product is MDKLRDVARALPPSRVSQRLSWGFTLIVAFYVLWSIGTNKHFEWHVVYQWFNEKTVLNGLAMTLGLTVVAMIIGIIVGLLLAIGRMSNNRLLSGLSGLYIWFFRGTPLLVQLIFWYNLATLFPRVSLGIPFGPEWVSWKTNDLITPLTAAIAGLALNEAAYMAEIIRGGLLSVDHGQEETAQAFGMSRSRALRRIIIPQAMLAIVPPTGNQLISMIKATSLVSVIAMGDLLYSVQAIYNSTFAVIPMLMVAVMWYLFITSLLNIGQSAIERYYSRGERLPASETRRLPPVKPRVPGQEEP